A stretch of the Corylus avellana chromosome ca6, CavTom2PMs-1.0 genome encodes the following:
- the LOC132185762 gene encoding uncharacterized protein LOC132185762: MEDEQEPWEVLDVDDSDLRSLLRPCNTSLHRQTSSPKSPNPASTSSKQQQPFIHRCSQTLTSQSHHSKSPSPLPASPRLIPGPAGTVQAAMHRRTHHNQALLHPEEEPVPTQEYIRRVVENGDHADADDDFASDPWLCALEFLRREGTVGTPLDSIKNGPKNAGRVAQVVAIIKSCSPNGHGDMMVTLKDPTGTIGASIHRKVLTEGEFGKDVSVGAALVFLKVAMFSPSRSSHYLNVTLSNLVKVIPKDSVPPLKQKYPASSTKHGAPVSESSEKSWMPQGTSSLLQERTEGIMNCLRQTSKLGESAPNDIVEKESLLMRLGMANRITKVASREDTICIDQEIVMSEEPNPYKQSKGGNPSCNIQGRSDTANLVDVPDDDEESGRANEVNKKRHPLISRTSLPQWTDEQLDVLMEFD, encoded by the exons ATGGAAGATGAACAAGAGCCGTGGGAGGTACTAGACGTTGACGATTCAGACCTCCGCTCTCTCCTCCGCCCCTGCAACACCAGCCTCCACCGCCAAACCTCTTCCCCGAAATCCCCCAATCCCGCCTCTACTTCCTCCAAACAACAACAACCGTTCATCCACCGCTGCTCTCAAACCCTAACTTCCCAATCCCACCACTCCAAGTCCCCGTCCCCGCTACCCGCTTCTCCTAGACTCATTCCGGGCCCTGCTGGAACTGTCCAGGCCGCAATGCACCGAAGAACCCACCACAATCAGGCCCTTTTGCACCCGGAAGAGGAACCGGTACCTACTCAGGAGTATATAAGGAGGGTTGTCGAAAACGGTGATCATGCCGATGCCGACGATGACTTCGCGAGCGATCCGTGGCTTTGCGCTCTGGAATTTCTCCGCCGTgaag GTACGGTGGGGACGCCTTTGGACTCGATcaaaaatgggccaaaaaatgcTGGGAGAGTGGCTCAG GTTGTTGCCATAATCAAATCGTGCTCCCCCAATGGTCATGGTGATATGATGGTGACTCTGAAG GATCCTACAGGTACAATCGGTGCTAGCATCCACCGCAAAGTTCTTACAGAGGGAGAGTTTGGGAAGGATGTATCTGTTGGCGCGGCTTTAGTATTCCTGAag GTTGCCATGTTCTCCCCTTCACGCTCTTCTCATTACCTGAATGTAACACTAAGCAACTTGGTCAAG GTTATCCCAAAGGATAGTGTACCtccattaaaacaaaaatatcctgCATCGTCAACCAAACATGGAGCTCCTGTTTCTG AAAGCAGTGAAAAGTCCTGGATGCCACAGGGGACGTCTTCTCTATTGCAGGAAAGAACTGAAGGAATCATGAATTGCCTTAGACAGACTTCTAAGTTGGGAGAAAGTGCTCCTAATGATATTGTAGAGAAAGAATCCTTGTTAATGAGATTGGGTATGGCCAATAGAATCACTAAAGTAGCTTCTAGAGAGGACACCATTTGTATTGACCAAGAAATTGTGATGAGTGAGGAGCCCAACCCTTATAAACAGAGTAAAGGAGGCAATCCATCCTGCAACATCCAAGGCCGCAGTGACACAGCAAACTTGGTTGATGTTcctgatgatgatgaagaaagtGGAAGGGCAAATGAAGTGAACAAGAAGAGGCACCCACTAATTTCGAGAACTTCACTCCCACAGTGGACGGATGAACAGCTGGATGTGCTTATGGAATTTGACTGA
- the LOC132184362 gene encoding protein C2-DOMAIN ABA-RELATED 4-like yields the protein MTEPPTTPSTGGRSSNAKPSLMESLLGLLRIRVKRGVNLAVRDVRSSDPYVVVKMGKQKLKTRVIKKDVNPEWNEDLTLSVIDPNDLVMLTVYDHDTFTKDDKMGDADFDVKAYIEALRMNLQGLPSGTIITRLQPSRQNCLAEESCILWSDGKVVQDLVLRLRNVECGEVEIQLQWIDLPGSKGL from the exons ATGACGGAACCACCAACAACTCCATCGACTGGCGGGCGGTCGTCGAATGCCAAACCGTCTCTAATGGAAAGTCTGCTGGGGCTCCTCAGAATCCGCGTCAAGCGAGGCGTCAATCTCGCCGTCCGCGACGTCCGTAGCAGCGACCCGTACGTTGTCGTCAAGATGGGCAAACAG AAACTTAAGACACGTGTTATTAAAAAGGATGTTAATCCCGAGTGGAATGAAGATCTAACTCTTTCTGTCATAGACCCTAATGATCTCGTCATGCTG ACGGTGTATGACCATGACACGTTTACCAAAGACGACAAAATGGGAGATGCGGATTTTGATGTCAAAGCATATATAGAAGCCTTGAGGATGAATTTGCAAGGCCTTCCAAGTGGCACCATAATCACAAGACTACAACCAAGCAGGCAAAACTGCTTGGCCGAAGAGAGCTGCATCTTGTGGAGTGATGGCAAGGTGGTCCAAGATCTGGTCCTTAGATTGAGAAATGTGGAATGTGGAGAAGTGGAAATCCAATTGCAATGGATTGATCTTCCTGGTTCCAAGGGTTTATAA
- the LOC132184286 gene encoding protein C2-DOMAIN ABA-RELATED 4-like has translation MTEPPTTPSTGGRSSNAKPSLMESLLGLLRIRVKRGVNLAVRDVRSSDPYVVVKMGKQKLKTRVIKKDVNPEWNEDLTLSVIDPNDLVMLTVYDHDTFTKDDKMGDADFDVKAYIEALRMNLQGLPSGTIITRVQPSRQNCLAEESCILWSDGKVVQDLVLRLRNVECGEVEIQLQWIDLPGSKGL, from the exons ATGACGGAACCACCAACAACTCCATCGACTGGCGGGCGGTCGTCGAATGCCAAACCGTCTCTAATGGAAAGTCTGCTGGGGCTCCTCAGAATCCGCGTCAAGCGAGGCGTCAATCTCGCCGTCCGCGACGTCCGTAGCAGCGACCCGTACGTTGTCGTCAAGATGGGCAAACAG AAACTTAAGACGCGTGTTATTAAAAAGGATGTTAATCCCGAGTGGAATGAAGATCTAACTCTTTCTGTCATAGACCCTAATGATCTCGTCATGCTT ACGGTGTATGACCATGACACGTTTACCAAAGACGACAAAATGGGAGATGCGGATTTTGATGTCAAAGCATATATAGAAGCCTTGAGGATGAATTTGCAAGGCCTTCCAAGTGGCACCATAATCACAAGAGTACAACCAAGCAGGCAAAACTGCTTGGCCGAAGAGAGCTGCATCTTGTGGAGTGATGGCAAGGTGGTCCAAGATCTGGTCCTTAGATTGAGAAATGTGGAATGTGGAGAAGTGGAAATCCAATTGCAATGGATTGATCTTCCTGGTTCCAAGGGTTTATAA